The Arabidopsis thaliana chromosome 5, partial sequence genomic interval CCACTCACTACTTGAGCCAAACACGCTTTtaataatatgataaaaacaaacatcatctATTTTTATGTAAGTTTCTAAGAGAGACTATTTACACAACAATGACACGTTTTTGTATCAATCTGTTGAAGGTCCATGCCTCCTCCATGGCTCACTTTGAAATAAATAAGTCTGAGCCTCTCATACAATAAATGGTTGTTGAGCTTTTTTGGGTCCTCTTGTCCTCCTCGGGTTAGCGCTGAGCATGCAAGAGAATGCGTTTCTCAAATCCGAATCCTCTTCACTAGTGAGGAACTTTGCTGCAGCTGGATTTGCTAAGAGGAGCTTGGCCACTAGGTAACCTGCGATGGACCAAGTCTGGTATAGCCGTGCCTGTTTACCGATGAATCTTGCTCTTTTGGTATCGTAGTACTCGGGCCATTTGTCTAAGGAAATCCGTCTCTCGGCTAACTCAACCGCCTTTTCTGCAATCTCTGGTCTACCCATTTTGATGCTTGCAACTGTCAGCTGAAAAAACAACATGGGACTCAGATTTTAAATTAGCACAAATGCAGCTTTGCAATTCTCATtgataaaaccaaaccgatTATCTCGTTGTGCAATCCAATATGTCAAAATTTCAGTTCTAGTTCAGATGTAAATCTcagaaacaaggaaaaaaaccGGAGAACcaaaaagggaaagagagaaatctgAACTAACCTGCCATAGCAGAGTTGGCCATGCACCTCCATTGTGATAAGACCAAGGACTGCAACATAATCAAGATGCTTAAAGTGATAATTGGGATGGTGGAAATACAATAGTGAAAACTTTAAGACATCTATTCAAAGATCATGTGGGAGAGAGAAATTACGTATTCTTTGGATCACTTCCGGTTATAATTCGCCATTCTTCACCTTCCATAGCAGGGTAACAGATCTTAAGTGGCATGTCTGCTACAAGTTCTGCCCATTTGGCTTCGATGAAATCAAGAATTGCATGTGATTGATCATTTGAAGCCAAACTGCTCACTATAGACCAAAGGTTCCCCAGAGTAAAGAATCTGAAATCCATGTGAGCAGGCTGAAGGTTTCCAATCAAATATCCTCCTCTGTTCGGCATAAAGTCCACTAACCATGAAGGGATCTGATCTGGATATATGTTGAATTTATTAACCGCATCGTAAGAGTATTCCTCGGTCTGGTAACGGTATATTTCATTAATCTTTTTCAGGTCCAACCAGTAGTATTCCCTGATGTGGAAATTTAAAGCAACAAGACGATTGTTGAGAGCTCGGATTAGATCAGCTGACCCGTCCTCTGGCGTAAGCATCTCACGAGCGCAGACCAAAGCCGAATAAAAGAGTGCCTGACAAAGTAAACGATAAATAAAGCGGTTTGCCAATTGCATAGACAGCTTCTAGTGCAAACTCAGATTGAAGGAACTGCTCACCTGAATCTCCAGGGGATGACCATGGATTCCCATTCGACGGTCTATCATGCAGGACCCATCAGTAACTAACAAAGTAGGAAACATATCGAAACCATCAGCGAGACACAGCTTTAAGATCATCTTGATTCCAGTCTGCACATCAACTCTTTCCTGCACGGAAAGATCACCAGTGCATTTTCCATATGCTCTCAACAAAATAATCCACCACAAGCctgaaaatccaaaacaaatgaaaagtgAGTTAGTTATTTTATACCAGAGTCCTTTTCACATAGGGATCTGAAACTTCTCTTACCAGAATCAACCGGGGCAACACGTCCAATAGCTGCTTCACCAAAATCAGGATCTAACACTTCTTCGGTCATTGAATCATCGCCATCGAGAGGAACAGTTTTCACCTTGAAACTACAAGGCATCAAACCTTGACCTGGACTATGGCAATCCATGGTTTTCTCCCAACTCTGGTCAGGAATAAGCATCATATCAGCtcataacaaaaccaaataactGCTACGTATCAATCTACACTGAACTCGGTGCAACAAAAAGAGGTTACTACTACAATCATATTTCCTTAaccacaaaaacatttgacaACATCATACTATTGCTTCCATCTGCACTTATCAAAGAAAGACTCTATTACCTGTAACTGGAGAGTGTAAAGGATGAAATTGCGAACAATATCATACTCTCCTTTAAGAAGAAAGGCGATCCCCGAAGGTATGAAATCACGAATAAAGACCTGATCATAATTCAAAACACTAGTAGAGTTCGGATCATTAGCAGCAATAGTTCCAATAGGACTTCCACAATAGAAAACAACAGACTGCCTCAACAGATCCCAAGCTTCATCCTCAATAGACTTTGTTCCAACTGATTGTGCATTACCATTAGATGAAACACTTCCATTAACAGGTAAAGGCATTTCATCTAAGTCACTTTTCAATTCACTGCTCAAACCGTCAGATGGAAGTAACGTTGATCTAATACTCTCCTCAACATCATGTTTTTGGCATTTGCATATCGTGGAAACAAACTTTTTACCTTTCAAAACAGAGTTTGAACTATGAAATGAATGTTTTGGTACGCTTGAGACCTCATGCGAGTTTGTACACCGGACGGTCTTTCTGTTTCTACTAACGGGTTTAAACGAGAGGTTTGGTGTTGAGTTAACAAAGAAGGAAGCTAGATAGCAAGATTGAGATACAGATCCTAATGGAACACGTAGAACTGTTTCTGAAGCTGCCATTTTGAATACTACCCTATATACCCAAAGAAGAAATgatcaaactttaaaatgatACCTGCAAAAATTGGATAAGAAGACATAAGAAAGGAACAAACTTTACACAAGAGAACCTAAACATGTGGGAATGAATGAATCAGACATCGCAAATCATAGAAAAATGTcatcttttttccaaatttcgCTCTAATTACAGAGAAACACTGTTGATCAAGTCCAATTTCAGTGCTTTGTCGCTATATCCCATTTTTGTTTAGCTTCAGGAATTTTCGAAGATTGCAAATATGAACAAATAAATGGGATTAAAGAATCTTCACGAAGAGATAAAAGTAACGATGGAGACTTACTTTGATGATCCAGATTCAGCTTTtccgagagagagagatttcgAATCAGAGTCGTCGagcaccaaaacaaaaatccggTAAAGTGACGACTGGTCCAAAAACCCTTGCTTTCGAAACACGAGCTTTTAACTTTCTTCCATCATCCACGAGTTTACGCGTGTGAAACGACGACGTGTCTAATCTCtaaacactttctttttttttagtttgttctTTTAACAGGATTTTGAAAATGGACAAGCCTGATCCTAAATTCCTAATGGCGTTATGTGTTTGGTGTGGATTGATTTTGGATGGTTCCTTGACTCAAACAGAGATAAGATATGACACTAAATATGGCTATAtccagttttattttcttagcaGTGTATCAAATGAGTAAACTGGAGAATCGCTATCTAACTCATGGTCGCTTTCGGATTCTGTCAAAAGGGAAAATGTAAATGCCCTGATTTCAGGATTTGTATAGAGCCATGAACAGAGGAAGTAGACAAGGCCAAATGAAGATCAACTAATGGGCCTTAAACAGAGGAGATAGCCCACATGTTTGTTAACACATGAAGATGAAACAATTATCTTGgtttaacaaaaactttataaatctTATGTTTACAATATCAGTGAACAACTgtgaagattttatttttttgtttgaatatgtGGAAGTTCAAATCCAAAgattctacattttttttagagGCGGGACCCATAcctaattaaatttatctatttttggagaaaatatCCCTCCCACCTCGAATCAGCACATCTACCTAGGAGATTTACCATTGGGCCAACAGCTCGTTGGTAACAACTATGAAGATTAGTGATGCTGATTGAGGTAAAAGAAGTTAAAGATTTCATTTGATGTCTGATACAAATTTCAAAGTCTTCGAAACCCTCTAGGAGTTCGCGTTTTTGGTTGCcgtgagttttctttttctatttttgtagtTTCCTAGCAAGTGAGTGGTGAAAGAAAGGAAGCTGCATGGGTCAATTCTGCCTTCACTCAAATCTTGATAAGTCAAAGATTTAAACAtctttaagaaatcaaatctttaagaTTTAAATCAGCTAAAACACTCATGTCTCCTTCTCTCAACACTGAAGATTTAAACAtctttaagaaatcaaatattttctgtACAATTTGTGCTTGTTTGTACACCCTCCCCCACGAAAATGTCTATAAGATGTCTTAGTTGTTTCaaattcatgtttttcaagaagaagcagagcaagaaaggaaacaaaccCCTGAAAGCAGAGAGATTGCTAGAGCCggttaaaaaaagagaagatggaaaagaCAAGAAGAGGCCTCCTATGCAAGAAAGCAAGTCCTATTCATATTGGAGCTCATCACATGTAGGCAGCAACGATGTTGAACCGAATGTCAACGAGTTGTATGGACCAGATGTCATTTCTTCATCAGTGAATAATGATTTCAACAAAGTGAAGACCTTTGATATACGAGGAGTCACAGAAGTCGCGGCCAAGTGAAGATTTAGAGAAGAGGTTCAGAGATGCGTTGTTCATAATATTATCTGTATTATGTATCttatcacatttttttttaatgcaagCATATATTTCTCAAggttaaaaatatcaaaagtgGTAAGAAAATAGCAAAGGATTGACTCAAGAATCATGATCATCACtgtcttcttttatttaaacttGCTTTTTATTCGGTCGATTACAAATGATTGGGGTGATGATGTATTTATAGCCTCCAAAGATAGCTTACAAAGGTTCTAGATATTCTACCATCATTTTTATAAGTCTACTAAGAAATTTCTTACAAACCTCTAAACCTTTATGATGTTTCTAGAGGACCGGGAAATATATTGCATGCACCCGTAAACTACCTTTCAATTTTCTACATAAGTCACTTCAACACAACATTTGATGGCCAAAATGTAAACTGTGATTAGCTTACTCCTTAAAGAGTGAACAAAAGTTGCAGAAGTGACTCTATTTGAACCTTACTCTTTATCTGATAATAGAGAGACATTACCAAAGTATAAAAGAGTTTAGTAATCCTAACGTGTCTTTGCTAGGAGTTACAAAAAAAGGAGTCACCTTTGATGGCTTGGATAATTAAAGACTTTTAGTAGTCCTTTTTGGACTAATGAAAGACTAAAGAAACGActtttgacccaaaaaaaaaaaaaaaaaaagacttaagAAACGACTCTTGGACTACGGCCTAAAAATTTAGTACTTTTAGTCTCCACCAACtctttcttattatataaataattttgccTACACAATTTTAGACAAAACTTCCTAAAGGTATAACATAATTGCCTAGAAGATGACATAATTTTTAcacattttttgttgaatctgCATAATGCGACACAGTTTAAGAAGACCGTTAAAGATAACATAACTTCCTAAACTTATGCAGTCTACAAGATGACATAATTTGCACATTTTGAAAGCAAAAATTGGATTTATGGCATTTTAGACAAAACTTCCTAAAGGTAAAAGTTTTACAAAGTGAGTTGCGTGGACTTAGTatacttttttagtttttttttttgccctCTCTTTTTGGTAATTTCCTGCAAGTGAGTGGTGGAAGAAAGGAAGCTGCGTGGAGtcccaaaaattaaaattgcaGAAAAACAGGTCTTATAATAATCAGCTTAATAGCTCAGgtctctttttctcattctgaAGATTAAACATCTTCAAGGAACCTAATCTTTGTCTCTGGTTTTACCTTCGACAAACAAGCACACAtattgtttgttaaaaaatcATCTATCCCCCAAGAAAAATGTCTACAGGATGTCTAAGTTGTTTCAAAGTCATGTGtttcaagaagaagcagagcaaGAAAGAAGCTAAACCCGTAAAAACAGAGATATTGCCAGAGCCAgttggagaaaaagaagatgtagaaagaaaagaaggtaTACAAGCCAAACCTCTGAGAACAGAGGGATTGCCAGAGCCggtagaaaagaaaaagaaagatgtaaAATACAGCGCGTGCAAGAAGATGCCCGAGAAATGCATGTTCAAACCCAAACCAGAATGGATCTCGCATGTAGGCAGCAACGATGTTGGACCAAAAGTCGGCGATTTTTATGGAGATCACTACGCAGAAACAGATGACTCTTCTTCGTCAATGACTAATGAATTCAACAAAGTGAAGACCTTTGATATACGAGGAGTCAAACTAGCCACATCCTAGGAATAAGAGAAGAGGTTCAGAGATGCATTGTTCATCACATGTAATCTTAGAGTGGATATTTATGCATGAAATTGTACGGCTATCTTAATAATGTTATCTTGTCTTGAGCCACTGATTTCTGCTTTTATGTATCTGGTTACATGTTTATCAATGCAagcatattcttcttcttctttttgacgTCAAAGCTCCATATATTACTTAACGAATGAGAACTATCCTCTAAAGAGAGCTAATTTAGAACCGTCGAACTTACATGGTAAAAACAGAACCCACTTGCACGTTTTGCAAGATGGTCAGCGGAAATCTTACCACTAGGAAAGATGTATCTATTACGTACTAAATgacgaaaaagaaaatcaacatATCGTTTTGAAggttaaaaaatcaaaatctaacgtgttaaagaaaaataacaaaacaaaatatagattcaagaatcaaaacaCTTAACTTAACTTTAAAGAATCATTACAATGAGTTTATGTTTACAAAGCatctttcacttttcttttggAGGACGGAAATAACTATAAGCTGCAAAGAAGACTTGCAAAGCCGCAAACAGAAGAAGCAACAACGCTGCAAATGATGATGCAAATGTCCATGGACTATCGAAATGCGTATGAATAAACTCTGCACAATGAACATGGAATCCTTGAGAAGTATACTCGTTAACTCCTTCAAACACCTTTGCTAGGTAACTCTTCTCTAAGTCGAGGGCAATGTCTTTACCAATGCGTTTATAGAACCGGGACACTTCATCCTCTGTTCCAAAATAGTTCTCTAGGATCCTCCTTTCGCTAAGGAACGATGCATCACTCTCTTCGTTTATAAGACAAGCCATGAAAGCTACGTAGCTCGTTATGTGGTTCGATGAATCAGCATATAATTGCTCAAATGCGACACAGTTTAAAAAGATCGAGGCGGTAAAATCATCCATGACTACCGGAGGAATGTGAAGCACACCATTACTATAACTAATGTCTAAGATTGAGTCTGTGTTTTTCCTCGGTTTGAATTTGATTCCCCGAAGATGAAGCTTCTTGGCAGAGAGAACAAATCCGAGATATTCATGATCATTGAATGACGATTTACTGCTAtgatctttgattcttctttgaGACGGAACAGGAACAAAAGTCTTACGTATCAAATCAAGAAGATGTTTTGCTTCAAGACCATAATGTTTTTCCCAAAAGGTCTCTGGTTTTTGTAATGAGTAGTTAAAGAATTCAAAGGCGATTTCGTTTAAACCACTACAAGTAACTAACTTCGATGTTTCAAAtagagtttgaagaagaacataagGAACCTGGTTTTCCAAAAGGAGAAGATCTGCTCGAATCGACGGCAAAATCCACGGCATTCGAAAAATCGGATCATCAAGATTAGTGTATTCAACTTTCCCGgaaacaacaaagaacaaCGTGAGGATAAAGCAACCATCAAGAACCATCATCTGAACCAAGTTTTCAGAATCTAAACCTAGATCCTCGGAGTAAGAACCTCGTATAACTCCTTCCAAACTCGATACAGCTTTGACCAATTCTTGAGGAACAAAtcctttttcttccattttagCCACGAAAAACTTCAAGAATCGGCGTTTATGCTGCTGAGTCATTTTGAGATGCTCTTTGCCGTGATGGTAAGGACCAATGGAGACAATCTTCGGTTCATAAGCTTTGAGGTTGATTCGAGCGAGGCTCTGTGGGATTCTCACGATGCAACATAACTCTGAACCAGCTGATTCTCTAAGAAGCTTCAAACCATTATCTTCTGAGATTAAACTCTTTATGTCTACAACAATCTGTGGATCCATTAATTCAAACCTTCAATACCACCTCAGATTGTCTTCTGGTTAAGTGGAAAACTTgaaatacctttttttttttattccctAGAATTTTGTGGAAATTTAAGAAGGAGGAGTGAAATTTCGCCCTAGCAAAATGTTGACAAGTCTCCACGTTAGGTCGGCAGAGGAACAaaagtattatttttggaaaactGACTTTTCTTCTTAACTTGCATGACATGACAATTTTTATAGTCTCCACGTGTTTTACACTTACCAAATTCTGACAACTCTCCATTTACTTTAAGTCAACTTCAAAAGTCACAGAACTCGCTTACAGTATACTTAGCCAAAAACTAGTCTATATTCCTCATTTATATAAACatcaagaaccaaaattttgtctCCGTATACCTTTGATTACAATCGACAAGCAATAATAGgttatcaaaatcaagaaaatgtgTAGAGGATGTCCAAGTTGTCTCAACATCATGTGTTTGAGAAAGAAGCAgcagaagaataagaagaaggagcAGAGTAAGAAACAACACACACCtgtgaaaacagaggatatgGTTGAGCCACTAGGAataaaagatgatgaagaagaaagcctGGACAAGAAGATGAACATCACGGGAACAATGGGATATGTCCGGCCTGAATATATGTCTACTAATGACAGTTTTTATCGAAAACTTGGGGAAggtgattcttcttcatccttgaaaaatgatttcaaCAAAGTGAAGACCTTTGATTTACGAGGagtgaaaaaaacagaggagaagtAAGGAAAAAGTTGGGACTTGATGAGCTTTATAGAttactttctttctcaatATTGTAAACTTGTATTGAGCCACTGGCCTCTACTTTTACCTACTTGATTACATGTATGCTATGTCAGACTTAGTTCAAAgatgttttcaaaatcaagaataaaaTCAAAGTGTTTAGCAGCAGAGGCCTGAGAACAAGTAAAAACCACAAATATAGTATTTATACGTAAAGAAACATCctttaaaatatgaatttgatattacttttaaaattcaaatacacTAGAAACACTAAAGAAACAACTGATAAAGAAGACACTACTATTCAATTGTTTTTGGGAGGACGAAAGTAAGCATAAGCTGCAAAGAAGGCTTGGAAAATggtaaggagaagaagcacCAAAGCAGCACAAGATGATAGAAATGTCCATGGAGTGTTGAAATGTGTGTACTTGAACCCTGCCCAGTGTACGTGGTATCCTTGTGAAGTGTACTCATTCACTCCCTCGAACACATTTGACAAGAAACTCTTGGATATGCTGAATGAGATGTCTTTTCCAatgttcttaaaaaataaagaaacttctTCACCCGTTCCAAAATAGTTCTCTAAGATCCCTTTCTCGATTAAGAAAGTCGCATCGTCTTCTGTGTTGATCAAGCAACCCATGAAAATTACAAAGCTAGTAATCTCAGTGGAGCAGCTCATATTAAACTGCTCAAAGGCAACACAGTTGATCAAAAGATTGCTGATAAAGTCGTCAAACACTAGTAGTGGTATTTCAACCAAACCACTCTTGAAACTTATGTCTAACGGTGTCTCAACATTCTCCTTCCGCATAAATTTTATTCCCCGAAGTCGTAGTTTTCTTGCTGAGACAATTAGCCC includes:
- the INV-E gene encoding alkaline/neutral invertase (alkaline/neutral invertase (INV-E); FUNCTIONS IN: beta-fructofuranosidase activity; INVOLVED IN: cotyledon development, starch metabolic process; LOCATED IN: chloroplast; EXPRESSED IN: 22 plant structures; EXPRESSED DURING: 13 growth stages; CONTAINS InterPro DOMAIN/s: Plant neutral invertase (InterPro:IPR006937), Six-hairpin glycosidase-like (InterPro:IPR008928); BEST Arabidopsis thaliana protein match is: Plant neutral invertase family protein (TAIR:AT1G56560.1); Has 679 Blast hits to 676 proteins in 97 species: Archae - 0; Bacteria - 134; Metazoa - 0; Fungi - 0; Plants - 315; Viruses - 0; Other Eukaryotes - 230 (source: NCBI BLink).), producing MAASETVLRVPLGSVSQSCYLASFFVNSTPNLSFKPVSRNRKTVRCTNSHEVSSVPKHSFHSSNSVLKGKKFVSTICKCQKHDVEESIRSTLLPSDGLSSELKSDLDEMPLPVNGSVSSNGNAQSVGTKSIEDEAWDLLRQSVVFYCGSPIGTIAANDPNSTSVLNYDQVFIRDFIPSGIAFLLKGEYDIVRNFILYTLQLQSWEKTMDCHSPGQGLMPCSFKVKTVPLDGDDSMTEEVLDPDFGEAAIGRVAPVDSGLWWIILLRAYGKCTGDLSVQERVDVQTGIKMILKLCLADGFDMFPTLLVTDGSCMIDRRMGIHGHPLEIQALFYSALVCAREMLTPEDGSADLIRALNNRLVALNFHIREYYWLDLKKINEIYRYQTEEYSYDAVNKFNIYPDQIPSWLVDFMPNRGGYLIGNLQPAHMDFRFFTLGNLWSIVSSLASNDQSHAILDFIEAKWAELVADMPLKICYPAMEGEEWRIITGSDPKNTPWSYHNGGAWPTLLWQLTVASIKMGRPEIAEKAVELAERRISLDKWPEYYDTKRARFIGKQARLYQTWSIAGYLVAKLLLANPAAAKFLTSEEDSDLRNAFSCMLSANPRRTRGPKKAQQPFIV
- a CDS encoding uncharacterized protein (unknown protein; BEST Arabidopsis thaliana protein match is: unknown protein (TAIR:AT5G22530.1); Has 14 Blast hits to 14 proteins in 2 species: Archae - 0; Bacteria - 0; Metazoa - 0; Fungi - 0; Plants - 14; Viruses - 0; Other Eukaryotes - 0 (source: NCBI BLink).), which encodes MSIRCLSCFKFMFFKKKQSKKGNKPLKAERLLEPVKKREDGKDKKRPPMQESKSYSYWSSSHVGSNDVEPNVNELYGPDVISSSVNNDFNKVKTFDIRGVTEVAAK
- a CDS encoding uncharacterized protein (unknown protein; BEST Arabidopsis thaliana protein match is: unknown protein (TAIR:AT5G22520.1); Has 30201 Blast hits to 17322 proteins in 780 species: Archae - 12; Bacteria - 1396; Metazoa - 17338; Fungi - 3422; Plants - 5037; Viruses - 0; Other Eukaryotes - 2996 (source: NCBI BLink).), with product MSTGCLSCFKVMCFKKKQSKKEAKPVKTEILPEPVGEKEDVERKEGIQAKPLRTEGLPEPVEKKKKDVKYSACKKMPEKCMFKPKPEWISHVGSNDVGPKVGDFYGDHYAETDDSSSSMTNEFNKVKTFDIRGVKLATS
- a CDS encoding transmembrane protein, putative (DUF247) (Plant protein of unknown function (DUF247); CONTAINS InterPro DOMAIN/s: Protein of unknown function DUF247, plant (InterPro:IPR004158); BEST Arabidopsis thaliana protein match is: Plant protein of unknown function (DUF247) (TAIR:AT5G22550.2); Has 1140 Blast hits to 1020 proteins in 18 species: Archae - 0; Bacteria - 0; Metazoa - 0; Fungi - 0; Plants - 1140; Viruses - 0; Other Eukaryotes - 0 (source: NCBI BLink).), whose protein sequence is MDPQIVVDIKSLISEDNGLKLLRESAGSELCCIVRIPQSLARINLKAYEPKIVSIGPYHHGKEHLKMTQQHKRRFLKFFVAKMEEKGFVPQELVKAVSSLEGVIRGSYSEDLGLDSENLVQMMVLDGCFILTLFFVVSGKVEYTNLDDPIFRMPWILPSIRADLLLLENQVPYVLLQTLFETSKLVTCSGLNEIAFEFFNYSLQKPETFWEKHYGLEAKHLLDLIRKTFVPVPSQRRIKDHSSKSSFNDHEYLGFVLSAKKLHLRGIKFKPRKNTDSILDISYSNGVLHIPPVVMDDFTASIFLNCVAFEQLYADSSNHITSYVAFMACLINEESDASFLSERRILENYFGTEDEVSRFYKRIGKDIALDLEKSYLAKVFEGVNEYTSQGFHVHCAEFIHTHFDSPWTFASSFAALLLLLFAALQVFFAAYSYFRPPKEK
- a CDS encoding uncharacterized protein (unknown protein; BEST Arabidopsis thaliana protein match is: unknown protein (TAIR:AT5G22530.1); Has 30201 Blast hits to 17322 proteins in 780 species: Archae - 12; Bacteria - 1396; Metazoa - 17338; Fungi - 3422; Plants - 5037; Viruses - 0; Other Eukaryotes - 2996 (source: NCBI BLink).), with amino-acid sequence MCRGCPSCLNIMCLRKKQQKNKKKEQSKKQHTPVKTEDMVEPLGIKDDEEESLDKKMNITGTMGYVRPEYMSTNDSFYRKLGEGDSSSSLKNDFNKVKTFDLRGVKKTEEK